TAACGGCCGCGAAGCCCTAGGCCCGGCCGCTATATAAGCGAGACGATCGCCTCCCACCctccccctccgccgccgccgccgggtaCCACCCCCTCTTCCAAGATGTCGAAGCGAGGTACGGCCAAAAACCATTTCTTCCCAGCATgatcttccttggcctcctcgtGGTAGTCTCGTAGCGTGTCCTGGTTGGATCGCGCGGCGTTGTGTGCCTCGATTTGGAGGCCGAACGCGTGTTTTCTTGCTACTGGTAGTCGCGATTTGTGGCTGTTCTGTGTGAATTTGGTGGTGGTTTAGGTTTCGACGGTGGTTGGATGTGGTGTTGGTGATGCTTTACGGATGGAGTTCTATCGGGCTGTAGTGATTTTGCAAGTTTGTCGTGGCTTTGCCAGTATTTAGATCCAGTTTCGGGCCTTCGAAGGCCATGGAAATGAGCGTGTATCTGTAAAATATGTGCTCCCATCTTTGTTAGATGCCTCGCTGAGTCGAAAATTGCTCGCACGCATGGTAAATAAGTGTCTTTCGTTTTGAGTTTTCGTCTGTTAAAGGTTCTTTTCAGTGCAAAGAGGTGTTGTGCTTGGTGATTGCGTTCAGTAGTATTTCTTTCAGGCCTGTAGAGTTATTGTGTCAGATCTTCTGATCTTGAATGAAGCATCCAGTCTGTTGCATCTCTTGGGTCAAAGTGTTTCTCAAATGCTTGTATTTGTATTGCCTCTGTGAATAGATATAATCCTTACTTACTAAGCTCTGAAGGGACTTTCATGAATCACGAAATCATAGCACTGTTGTGTGGCTATCATGCATCTCGAGAATGTTGGTCTAGTGTACTGTAGATATATGTGATCCTTTTGTCTAACTATCATCTTGTGGATGCTTGTTCTGGAACTGCAGGGCGCGGAGGATCCGCTGGAAACAAGTTCCGGATGTCGCTGGGTCTGCCGGTGGCAGCCACTGTCAACTGCGCTGACAACACTGGTGCCAAGAACCTGTACATCATCTCCGTCAAGGGAATCAAGGGGCGCCTGAACAGGCTTCCTTCCGCCTGTGTTGGTGACATGGTTATGGCCACTGTCAAGAAGGGAAAGCCTGACCTGAGGAAGAAGGTCATGCCGGCTGTCATCGTCAGGCAGCGCAAGCCATGGCGCCGAAAGGACGGTGTCTTCATGTACTTTGAAGGTATTGCTAAGTTCTTATGATCACTGATTCAATCTGCACTAGTGTACTGTAGTAATTTAATCTGCCCAGTGAGTTTGATGTCTATTAAGCTGTTACTTGCCACTGTTCAATATTTTGAAACCACTTGATGAACAATGTTGTATTGAATATCTGCAAAATTACACCTGCATGTTCTTTCTAGAGAATTTAAGTTCTAGTTTGAAAGAAAATTTAATTCATCATGCACCCATTCTTTGGGATTGCTTCATTATTATCACATGAAACATGATCGCCTTTTCACTGTGGTCATTTGCCAGGACATCGTAGTGCAATCTTCTATTGCATTATGTGAGAATTGTTTAGTCTTAGCATTGTCCAAAGCTTTCTGTGTCTGCATTCTGATCTGTCAATCCGTTTTTTTGTGCCAAGTGTTGTTGGATAGTAGTGGCTGATTTTGTCAAAATTCAAATCTAATGTTTGGTGTATGTCTACTTGCAGACAATGCTGGAGTCATTGTGAACCCAAAGGGAGAGATGAAAGGTATCAATCATATCACTTGGCAGATATCATACTTTTCTGCATGTTGCATCAAATCTTTATAACAGGCAGTTGAAAGTAACAAGCATTGAACCTGTAGTATACAAGCTATCTGTATTTCAAAGATGATCTAACTACAGCAGATCAATACAAGCTATCAATACTCTTTTTTTCATATCATAGCTGGTGGAACAGCCTGATTGATTGATACATTCTTCTACCACGCAGGTTCTGCCATCACTGGACCGATCGGGAAGGAGTGTGCCGACCTGTGGCCCAGGATTGCCAGCGCAGCGAACGCCATCGTCTGATCTGATCGCCGGAGCAGCTAGATGATCAAAGCTTTGATAGCATGTCCCTTTTTTCTTCTAGTTTATTACTTGTGGCCCTTGAGGATGAGTTTCCTGGATTATGTAATGCTGCTGGATTATGGTCTGTTAGCTTTAAGATTTTGCACTGTGGTTTGGCTACTGAGATTTGGTGAGTCTGAACCTGAAAAAGCTTTTGATCGGATTTATCTCTGTTGTGGCAAGTATTCACCTGAGATGTCTGGCTTGGATGTTAATTAGTCTGTTGCTCTTGTGATGAACAGGTGTATGTTTGCTATTTTTTTCTAAGCATTGCTGAGAGGTCAAACTGAGCTGCAAATATGCAGATGCCATGAACAAAAAAACCTACAGGAGAATGTTTGGTCCTTCTGCTGTGGCTTCAATAATTTGATGTTTTTTTGTTATATTACCGTGGCTTGATGAAACAAGTTCGTTGGTGAATGTAGCAAGGTGTGCCTTCTTATCAACTGTTCAAAATGCAGAAGCTAAAATTTTTGGAAAATGGTGCTTTGCTTTTCTAGGCCAAGTTGTGAGCCCAAGAACATGAAGCACAAAAAAAATCATGGACCGATTCGTGCTCTGTATCCCAAAAAATCTGTGAGATACATGAAGCACAAACAGCAACTATGAGAGTATTAAGAGAGATTAGCAGCCAATTTTAACTGCAAATTTATCTTCAAAGGACGAAGGGCAAATAAAGAAGCTGATAGTTTAGCGAGTCGGCACGTCCTGAAACCGGGTACATCTGAAATCACTTCTGAAAAATGTATTCTAAACGCGTtttgaaatgtcaaaaaataaaacaaaattcCGGGCATACATGTTTGCAAAAATATGTCTGCGGCACAAAGTTCTATGGAaaatttctttttattttttcacCATAAAAAAGATAAATTTTATTTCTAAATAGTGTTTCACGACACAATGTTTTGTCTTTCTTGCACAGGCCACAAAAAAGTTGTTTTTCCGTGAAACTTTCTGCACACACACATAGAATATGGAGATGTCCGCGTGCACCTTTCCCTAGAATTTTTTTGCATTTTGAATGTGTTTTTCAAAGTGGGTTCACATGTACTCTAGATCATCCATGCACTTCCCATAGTTTAGCTAAGTTTTTGAATTCTCTGGATGAGGCACGCCATGTTTGGTTTCAACCCTACGATCCTTCTTGTATTGCACTTCATGtggcatttgatcaataaaactTAGTTTTCCCCCTAAAAGAACAAAAAGGCTAAGAGCTACTCCAACCGTTTCGGTATCCTCTCGGCTAACAGCAACTCCAACAGCTTTCGTATCACTAAAGAAAAACGCTCGACTAAGAGCAACTATCCTACAAAAACTTAGCTCCTGTGTCTGAAAAAAAAACACTATCAACTTCAGCTCAGAGCAACTCGAACAGCTCATGTATCCCAAAAAAACAACTCTTGTATCAAAAAGAAAAACATTCCCTGTATTGAAAAATAAACGCTCTCAgagtaagagcaactccaacaacTATCGTATCTGAAAACAGTCGTTTAGGGGAAGCTAGGGTAAAAAAAGCTTTCCAACAACTCCCGTGAACCCGGAATAATTTTATGGGATCCCGTGAACTATCCTCAAACTCGACGCGTGTTTATGGGAAGATGATCTTTCGCTAAACTTTTGGAGTGCCAAAACTTCAGCTCCTCGCCTGCACCAAAGCCGTGCCGCCACACCGCCACTACGAGGCCGCCTCGTCGGTGTCGCGCGTCACCTCCTCCCTGCCGGGCGTCGTCTCCTCCCCGCTCTGGCGTCCTCCCTTTGCCTGCTCCTAACCCGACGCGGCTAAGGCATTCGGAGATATTCTTGACCCAATTTTTCTATGTTTCGAAAAAATTGCATGACAATGTCTTTGCTCATTTTTTGTCCGTATTCATTGTAGATGAATGATGCAGTACAATCTTTTTTGGAGGACTCATCCTCCGACGAGGATGAAGAAATCAAACTTGCGATGGCTTTGTATGCAGACACGGTGGCAAACAAGAAGCCGAAGTGAGTGGGTTCAGTGCCTTGTCAGCTTGTGCTTCTTCGAAACAAGCAAGCCGGTCATGACAAGCTACTAGATAACTACTTTGGTCAGAATCCGATATATGATTTAAAGACTTTTAGAAGAATATTCCGAATGTTAATGGGTTTGTTCTTGTGCATTTCTTGTGTTATCGAAGATCACTGTATGTTCTTTCAGCAAAGAAGAAATGCAGCTGGTCAACAAGGTCACAGTAGTTTGAAAAGAAATGGTTGTGTGAATGCTTGCATATGGTTGTCAAGCTGATATATTGATGATTGGGGTGGAATGACAGAGAGTACTTGCATTGATAGTTTGATTTTTTTTGTAAAGTCCATCATTGATATTCGGAGAAGGATATATAGCTCCAAATgtttttgacagaaagactgtaagggagcCCCCTACAATATAATTGGTGCAGCAAATCTAAATTGTAAGTATCATGCCTTGAACATGGGTGGGTGGAAAGGCATCAACCTCTTTTCACCACTAGGCTAAGCCTTAGTCTGCATCCGAGCACCAAATGAAGAGGGCACTCCAAGACTTTTTGAGATGGGTGCATCAAAAGGCTTTCCAGGAATGCTTGGAAGtattgattgcatgcattggaaGAGGAAGCTTTGCCCTATGGCATTGCATGGACAATTCAAATGAAAGGGTAAAAATCAACTATAATTCTAAAAGTTGTGGCATCAAATGACATGTGGCTTTGGCAATCATATTTTGGATTCCCAGGATCTGACAATTATCGGTATGTTATGCAAAGATCTCATCTATTTACAAGGCTTTCAGTTGGAGATCCACCTCCAACGAATTTTCAAATCAATGAGCATCAATACAACATGGGCTACTCCCTTGCTGATGGCATATATCCGGGAAGGTCAACTTTTGTAAAGACTTGGAAGAGAAGCGTGAATATTCATGATCGTGAAGGTATGTCCTGCGACTCCCGTCTTTTGACAACGCAAATATCTTTCCAATCTTTCATggtactgttggggaacgtagtaatttcaaaaaaattcctacgcacacgctagatcatggtgatgcatagcaacaagaggggagagtgttgtccacgtaccctcgtagaccgaaagcggaagcgttagcacaacgcggttgatgtagtcgtacgtcttcacgatctgaccgatcaagtaccgaacgcacgacacctccgagttcagcacacgttcagcccgatgacgtccctcgaactccgctccagccgagtgttgagggagagtttcgtcagcacgacggcgtggtgacgatgatgatgttctaccgactcagggcttcgcctaaccaccgatacagtattatcgaggtggactatggtggaggggggcaccgcacacggctaaaagatcaaacgatcaattggtgtgtctctagggtgccccacTGCCCCCgaatataaaggagcaaggggggaggtgcggccggctaggaggggcgcgccaggtggagccctactcccaccgggagtaggatccctcccttttcctagttggattaggagtggaggggaaagaggtggaggagaggaaggaaggggggcgccgcccccctctccttgtcctattcggactaggggggaggggcacgcggccctgccctggccgcctctcctcttctccacaaaggcccactatggcccattaagcccccggggggttccggtaacccctcggtactccggtaaaatcccgatttcacccggaacacttccgatatccaaatataggcttccaatatatcaatcttcatgtctcgaccatttcgagactcctcgtcatgtccgtgatcacatccgggactccgaacaaccttcggtacatcaaaacatataaactcataatataactgtcatcgaaacgttaagcgtgcggaccctacgggttcgagaactatgtagacatgaccgagacacgtctccggtcaataaccaatagcggaacctggatgctcatattggctcccacatattctacgaagatctttatcggtcagaccgcataacaacatacgttgttccctttgtcatcggtatgttacttgcccgagattcgatcgtcggtatctcaatacctagttcaatcttgttaccggcaagtctctttactcgttccgtaatacatcatcccacaactaactcattagttgcaatgcttgcaaggcttaagtgatgtgcattaccgagagggcccagagatacctctccgacaatcggagtgacaaatcctaatctcgaaatacgccaacccaacaagtaccttcggagacacctgtagagcacctttataatcacccagttacgttgtgacgtttggtagcacacaaagtgttcctccggtaaacgggagttgcataatctcatagtcataggaacatgtataagtcatgaagaaagcaatagcaacatactaaacgatcgagtgctaagctaacagaatgggtcaagtcaatcacatcattctcctaatgatgtgatctcgttaatcaaatgacaactcatgtctatggctaggaaacataaccatctttgatcaacgagctagtcaagtagaggcatactagtgacactctgtttgtctatgtattcacacaagtattatgtttccggttaatacagttctagcatgaataataaacatttatcatgatataaggaaataaataataactttattattgcctctagggcatatttacttcagtctcccacttgcactagagtcaataatctagattacacagtaatgattcgaacacccatggagccttggtgctgatcatgttttgctcgtggaagaggcttagtcaacgggtcggcaacattcagatccgtatttatcttgcaaatttctatgtctcccacctggactaaatcccggatggaattgaagcgtctcttgatgtgcttggttctcttgtgaaatctggattccttcgccaaggcaattgcaccagtattgtcgcaaaagatttttattggacccgatgcactaggtatgacacctagatcagatatgaactccttcatccagactccttcatttgctgcttccgaagcagctatgtactccgcttcacacatagatcctgccacgacgctttgtttagaactgcaccaactgacagctccaccgtttaatgtaaacacgtatccggtttgtgatttaaaatcgtccggatcagtgtcaaagcttgcatcaacgtaaccatttacggtgagctctttgtcacctccataaacgagaaacatatccttagtccttttcaggtatttcaggatgttcttgaccactgtccagtgatccactcctagattactttggtacctccctgctagacttatagcaaggcacacatcaggtctggtacacatcattgcatacatgatagagcctatggctgaagcatagggaacatctttcattttctctctatcttctgcagtggtcgggcattgagtcttactcaacttcacgccttgtaacacaggcaagaaccctttctttgcttgatccattttgaacttcttcaaaactttgtcaatgtatgtgctttgtgaaagtccaattaagtgtcttgatctatctctatagatcttgatgcccaatatatacgcagcttcaccgaggtctttcattgaaaaactcttattcaagtatccctttatgctattcagaaattctatatcatttccaatcagcaatatgtcatccacatataatattagaaatgctacagagctcccactcactttcttgtaaatacaggcttctccaaaagtctgtacaaaaccaaatgctttgatcacactatcaaagtgtttcttccaactctgagaggcttgcaccagtccataaatggatcgctggagtttgcacactttgttagctccctttggatcgacaaaaccttctggttgcatcatatacaactcttcttccagaaatccattcaggaatgcagttttgacatccatttgccaaatttcataatcataaaatgcgacaattgctaacatgattcagacagacttaagcatcgctacgggtgagaaggtctcatcgtagtcaatcccttgaacttgtcgaaaaccttttgcaacaagtcgagctttatagacagtaacatttgttgggaatcgtagcataattttaaaattttcctacgctcaccaagatgcatctatggagtatactagcaacgaggggaaaggagtgcatctacatacccttgtagatcgcgagcggaagcgttccaatgaacgtggatgacggagtcgtactcgccgtgatccaaatcaccgatgaccgagtgccgaacggacggcacctccgcgttcaacacacgtacggtgcagcgacgtctcctccttgttgatccagcaagggggaaggagaggttgatggagatccagcagcacgacggcgtggtggtggatgtagcgggatgccggcagggcttcgccgagcttctacgagagagaggggtgtagcaggggaggagggaggcgcccaaggctgttatgttgctgccctccctcccccccctttatataggccccctgggaggggggcgccggccaaaccccatctagatggggggcggcggccaagggggtgccttgccccccaaggcaagtggggcgccccccccccccaccctagggtttccaaccctaggcgcaggggggaggcccatgggggggcgcccagcccactaggggctggttcccttcccacttcagcccacggggccctccgggataggtggccccacccggtggacccccgggacccttccggtggtcccggtacaataccggtgacccccgaaactttcccggtggccgaaacttgacttcctatatataattcttcacctccggaccattccggaactcctcgtgacgtccaggatctcatccgggactctgaacaactttcgggtttccgcatacacatatctctacaaccctagcgtcaccgaaccttaagtgtgtagaccctacgggttcgggagacatgcagacatgaccgagacgcctctccggtcaataaccaacagcgggatctggatacccatgttggctcccagatgttccacgatgatctcatcggatgaaccacgatgtcgaggattcaatcaatcccgtatacaattccctttgtcaatcggtatgttacttgcccgagattcgatcgtcggtatcccaataccttgttcaatctcgttaccggcaagtctctttactcgtaccgcaatgcatgatcccgtgactaacgccttagtcacatagagctcattatgatgatgcattaccgagtgggcccagagatacctctccgtcacacggagtgacaaatcccagtctcgatccgtgccaacccaacagacactttcggagatacccgtagtgcacctttatagtcacccagttacgttgtgacgtttggcacacccaaagcactcctacggtatccgggagttgcacgatctcatggtctaaggaaaagatacttgacattggaaaagctctagcaaacgaaactacacgatctattatgctatgcttaggattgggtcttgtccatcacatcattctcctaatgatgtgatcccgttatcaatgacatccaatgtccatagtcaggaaaccatgactatctgttgatcaacgagctagtcaactagaggcttattagggacacgttgtggtctatgtattcacacatgtattacgatttccggacaatacaattatagcatgaacaatagacaattaccatgaacaaagaaatataataataaccatttattattgcctcttgggcatatttccaacaacattaccctcagcgtcagtcttcttcttgaagatccatttattctcaattgcttgccgatcatcgggcaagtcaaccaaagtccacactttgttctcatacatggatcccatctcagatttcatggcctcaagccatttcgcggaatctgggctcaccatcgcttcttcatagttcataggttcgtcatggtctagtagcataacctccagaacaggattaccgtaccactctggtgcggatcttactctggttgacctacgaggttcagtaacaacttgatctgaagttccatgatcatcatcattaacttcctcactaattggtgtaggcgtcgcagaaaacggtttctgcgatgaactactttccaataagggagcaggtacaattacctcatcaagttctactttcctcccactcacttctttcgagagaaactccttctccagaaagattccgaatttagcaacaaaagtcttgccttcggatctgtgatagaaggtgtacccaacagtctcctttgggtatcctatgaagacacatttctccgatttgggttcgagcttatcaggttgaagttttttcacataagcatcgcatccccaaactttaagaaacgacaactttggtttcttgccaaaccacagttcataaggcgtcgtctcaacggattttgatggtgccctatttaacgtgaatgcggtcgtctctaaagcataaacccaaaacgatagcggtaaatcagtaagagacatcatagatcgcaccatatctagtagagtacgattacgacgttcggacacaccattacgctgtggtgttccgggtggcgtgagttgtgaaactattccgcattgtttcaaatgaagaccaaactcataactcaaatattctcctccatgatcagatcatagaaactttattttcttgttacgatgattttcaacttcactctgaaattctttgaacttttcaaatgtttcagacttatgtttcattaagtagatatacccatatctgcttaaatcatctgtgaaggtgagaaaataacgatatccgccacgagcctcaacattcatcagaccacatacatctgtatgtatgatttccaacaaatctgttgctctctccatagttccggagaacggcgttttagtcatcttacccatgaggcacggttcgcaagtaccaagtgtttcataatcaagtggttccaaaagtccatcagtatagagtttcttcatgcgctttacaccgatatgacctaaacggcagtgccacaaataagttgcactatcattataaactctgcatcttttggcttcaatattatgaatatgtgtatcactactatcgagattcaaccaaaaatagaccactcttcaagggtgcatgtgttggggaacgtagtaatttcaaaaaaattcctacgcacacgcaagatcatggtgatgcatagcaacgagaggggagagtgttgtccacgtaccctcgtagaccgacaacggaagcgttatcacaacgcggttgatgtagtcgtacgtcttcacgatccgaccgatcaagtaccgaacgtacggcacctccgagttctacacacgttcagctcgatgacgtccctcgaactccgatccagccgag
The sequence above is a segment of the Aegilops tauschii subsp. strangulata cultivar AL8/78 chromosome 6, Aet v6.0, whole genome shotgun sequence genome. Coding sequences within it:
- the LOC109779043 gene encoding large ribosomal subunit protein uL14 — encoded protein: MSKRGRGGSAGNKFRMSLGLPVAATVNCADNTGAKNLYIISVKGIKGRLNRLPSACVGDMVMATVKKGKPDLRKKVMPAVIVRQRKPWRRKDGVFMYFEDNAGVIVNPKGEMKGSAITGPIGKECADLWPRIASAANAIV